Sequence from the Polynucleobacter sp. Adler-ghost genome:
CCGACACAACCAAAACTGTAGTTGGACTTGCTGGTGATTACGACTTCCAATTCTTAATTGAGGAACTGGCAGTTGGCGCACAATTTAACTTGCCATTAGTGATGGTCTTAGTAAATAACAGTTACCTAGGTTTAATCCGTCAAGCGCAGCGTGGTTTTGAGATGGATTATTGCGTGCAACTAGCTTTTGACAATATCAATGTGGACGATCAAAACCTGAAGGGCTATGGCGTAGATCACGTTCAAGTCGTTGAAGGACTTGGTTGCAAGGCTATCAGAGTCTCTGATCCGAATAGAATCAGTGCTGCATTGATTGAGGCACAAAAGATGGCCAAAGAGCATCGTGTACCAGTAGTGGTGGAGATCATTTTAGAAAAAATCACCAATATTGCGATGGGTACCGAAATTAATAATGTGAATGAATTTGAAGATATTGATTGCCGTCATCCTGCTGGAACAGAGGGATTGGTGGCGGCCGGCCTTCTAGAGTAATCGGTTCATCGCCCTGAATTTACCCATGTATCATCCAATTTGATTGTTATTAAGGAATAGGAATGCCCAAGTTTGCAGCTAACCTCACCATGTTGTTTAATGAAAAACCATTTTTGGAGCGTTTTGCGCTAGCCAAGATTGGAGGTTTCAAAGCAGTTGAGTTTCTATTTCCTTATGCTTTTGAAGCTAGCGAAATCAAATCCGCTCTTGATAACAATGCCTTAAAGCTGGTATTGCACAACTTGCCAGCTGGAGATTGGGATGCAGGGGAGAGGGGTATCGCATGTCACCCAGACCGTGTTCCTGAGTTTCGCTCCGGAGTTGCGAAGGCAATTGAGTACGCCAGCATTTTGGGCGTACCTCAACTCAATTGTTTAGCAGGAAAGACCCCCGAGGGTGTTGATCCGGCTTTGGTTCATGACACCTTTGTCAGCAATTTGCAGTTTGCTGCTGCTGAACTAAAAAAGTCGGGATTAAAACTGTTGATTGAGCCAATCAATACTTTTGACATCCCCGGTTTCTATCTTTCTAAAACTGCCCAAGGAATTGCAATACTCGATGCCGTTGCTGCTGATAATGCATTTTTGCAATACGACATTTACCATGCCCAGCGCATGGAGGGTGAGCTAGCGAATACGATTCAAAAATACTTTGATCGAATCGCGCATATTCAGTTGGCGGATAATCCAGGTCGTAATGAACCTGGTACTGGAGAAATAAACTACAGCTACTTATTTGATTTGTTAACTCGTCTTGGTTACAAGGGGTACATCGGTTGCGAGTACAAGCCTTTGAAAACAACTGAGGCCGGCCTACATTGGATGGGTCAATACGAGCAGTAATATCAGTTGAGCTGTATATCAATAAATCAATCACAATTTGGGAATGAACGATGAGTAAGTTAAAACTAGGCTTTGTGGGTTTAGGCATTATGGGCGCGCCAATGGCAGGACATTTGGTCGCAGCTGGTCATGAGCTTTTTATCAATACCCGCAGTAAAGTTCCAGATGAGTTAGCTAATACTGCTGCCGTTCTCTGCGCAACTCCAGCAGAAGTTGCGACTAAGGCAGACATCATCATTACGATGGTTCCAGATACTCCTGATGTAGAAAAAGTTCTTTTTGGAGAGAGCGGTATTGCTTCAGGTCTTAGCAAAGGCAAGATTGTTGTTGATATGAGTTCAATCTCTCCGATTGCTACTAAAGACTTTGCGAAGCGCATCAATGATCTAGGTTGTGAATATTTAGATGCGCCTGTATCTGGTGGCCAATTGGGCGCAAAGGGTGCAAGCCTAACCATCATGGTTGGCGGCAAGCAATCATGCTTTGACAAAGTCAAGCCTGTCTTTGATTTGATGGGAAAAAACATAACCTTAGTTGGTGACAATGGTGCTGGGCAAGTTACTAAGGTTGCCAATCAAATTATTGTGGCCTTAAATATTGAAGCGGTTGCAGAGGCCCTAGTGTTCGCCTCCAAGGCAGGTGCCGATCCAGCAAAAGTTAGACAGGCATTAATGGGTGGCTTTGCCAGCTCAAAAATACTTGAAGTTCATGGTGAACGCATGATTAATCGCACCTTTGATCCTGGCTTTAGGATTGAGCTTCACCAGAAGGATTTAAGTTTGGCTCTGAGCAGCGCTAAGGCTTTAGGTGTCAGTTTGCCTAATACAGCTAGCGCACAAGAATTATTTAATTCCTGTGCAGCGCACGGTGGAAAATCGTGGGATCATTCTGCTATGGTCAAAGCATTAGAAAAAATGGCTAATTTTGAAATAGGTCAAAAAAGCTAGAGGAAGAAGTATGGCAGTAACCCTGGTTGTTTATTTGCATGGCTTTCGGTCTTCACCAAACTCAACTAAAGCAGTAATGACTGGGGAGGCGGTGAGGGCGCTTTCATCGAAAGACTATGCTTACGAGTGGTATTGCCCTCAATTGCTGGCATCTCCAAAAGCGAGTTTGGAGATGGTGGTCAAGCATATTGATCAAGCTAAAGTTGATCGCATAGTGATTGTCGGATCCTCCTTGGGCGGTTTTTACACTAACTACCTTGCAGAAAAATATCAATGCAAAGGCGTCGCCCTCAATCCTGCTGTATATGCCGCTAGAGAATTAGAGCCCCATGTTGGCATGATG
This genomic interval carries:
- the glxR gene encoding 2-hydroxy-3-oxopropionate reductase, with the translated sequence MSKLKLGFVGLGIMGAPMAGHLVAAGHELFINTRSKVPDELANTAAVLCATPAEVATKADIIITMVPDTPDVEKVLFGESGIASGLSKGKIVVDMSSISPIATKDFAKRINDLGCEYLDAPVSGGQLGAKGASLTIMVGGKQSCFDKVKPVFDLMGKNITLVGDNGAGQVTKVANQIIVALNIEAVAEALVFASKAGADPAKVRQALMGGFASSKILEVHGERMINRTFDPGFRIELHQKDLSLALSSAKALGVSLPNTASAQELFNSCAAHGGKSWDHSAMVKALEKMANFEIGQKS
- the hyi gene encoding hydroxypyruvate isomerase, with amino-acid sequence MPKFAANLTMLFNEKPFLERFALAKIGGFKAVEFLFPYAFEASEIKSALDNNALKLVLHNLPAGDWDAGERGIACHPDRVPEFRSGVAKAIEYASILGVPQLNCLAGKTPEGVDPALVHDTFVSNLQFAAAELKKSGLKLLIEPINTFDIPGFYLSKTAQGIAILDAVAADNAFLQYDIYHAQRMEGELANTIQKYFDRIAHIQLADNPGRNEPGTGEINYSYLFDLLTRLGYKGYIGCEYKPLKTTEAGLHWMGQYEQ
- a CDS encoding YqiA/YcfP family alpha/beta fold hydrolase — its product is MAVTLVVYLHGFRSSPNSTKAVMTGEAVRALSSKDYAYEWYCPQLLASPKASLEMVVKHIDQAKVDRIVIVGSSLGGFYTNYLAEKYQCKGVALNPAVYAARELEPHVGMMTAYDSDEPFDFKAEYIDELRALQIDSITDPKRYFLIAAKGDELLDWKEMASFYPGAKQLILEGGDHGISDYANHLPAVIDFIKH